The Christiangramia flava JLT2011 region CCCAGAACATAGCCATCCACGGTGTGGTGAATTTGAAATCCAGGGCAGAGGAGACGGCAAATCCAATGCCGATCCCAAGCAGAATCCCTAAAATTCCACCCATCTGGCCAATGACCAGAGTTTCCAAAAAGAATTGGGTGGCAATGGTATTGCGTTTGGCACCCAGCGCCTTTCGCACACCAATCTCGCGGGTTCTCTCGGTAACGGTTACCAGCATGATATTCATCAGCGCTATGGAAGAACCGAAAATTGTGATGATCGAGATGATCCAGGCTGCGATATTCAGGGCTCCGGTAATACTAAGAATCCGGTTAATGAGATCATCGCTTCGTTCCAGCCCGAAATTATTTTCTTCCACAGGATTCAGTCCGCGAACATTTCTAAAGGTGATAATGGCCTCGTCCATAGCTTCTTCCAGCAGCTCTTTATTTGAAACGCGTACACTCAAATCGTAATTGATATTCGGCTGGGAAAAGATGGAGCGTGCATGCTGAATTGGGATAAATACCCGCAGATCCTGGTTATTCCCGAAGGTACTTCCCTTAGATTCCAGAATCCCGATGATCTTGAATTTTGCACCTCGTACACTAATTGTTTTATTAACGGGATCGAGGCCCTTAAAAAGTCCGTCTCGGAAATCTGAACCTACAATGGCCACATTATTATTGTTCCGAATATCGAAATAGTTGAATTGGCGGCCTTCTTCCACTTCCAGCCCCGTATTGTTCAAATAGAATTCATTCACACCTAAAACCCGGATTTCAGGATCGGTCTTCTCGTTCTCATATTTCACTTCAGCTGAAGCAGTGCCCGTAAAGGAGATAGCCGTTTCAGTAAAAGGATACTGGTAGCGGTCTTCAAACTCGCGCACTTCATTATAAGAAATGATGGGGTTGACCTTACGATCCTGGTTATTTCCGAAGCTCTGGGAGCGAAAATCGTATCGCTGAATATTAAAAGTATTAGCCCCCATAGAGGCAAAGTCACTGCTAATGGTATTTTCCAGAGCTGAAACGGCACTTAAAATACCAACCAGCGCGGTAATCCCGATGGCGATGATAAGAACGGTAAGGATGGTTCGGAGCGCCTGGTTACGAATGGAACTCAGCGCGATCCTGATATTTTCCCTAAAAAGTGAAAACATATGTTGGTTTTGATGTTACCGGTTAGACTATAAAAGTAGCAGAATGTTACTTAAAATTTCAAATTTGTTTGGGTTCGCCTAAATTTTAAGATATTTGCAAACCTGAAAAAGAAGTAAAGACCCATGGCGCAAAAACCATCTATCCCTAAAGGAACTCGCGATTTTTCTCCTGCTGAAGTGGCGAAACGCGATTATATTTTCGAGACCATCCGCAGCGAGTTTAAAAAATTCGGATTTCAGCCTATTGAAACTCCAAGTTTTGAGAATTCTTCCACGCTGATGGGAAAATATGGGGAAGAAGGTGATCGCCTGATATTTAAAATCCTGAATTCAGGAGATTTTCTACGGAAAGCTGATAAGAATGCTTTGACTGAAGAAGACTCCAACAAACTGGCAACTTCGATTAGCGAAAAGGCGCTACGGTATGATCTTACCGTTCCGTTTGCACGTTACGTGGTACAACACCAGAACGAGATCGAGTTTCCTTTTAAGCGTTACCAGATCCAACCGGTGTGGAGAGCAGACAGGCCGCAAAAAGGTCGATTTCGCGAATTTTACCAGTGTGATGCTGATGTAGTGGGAAGCACGAGTCTCTGGCAGGAAGTGGAGTTCGTGCAGCTGTATGATTCCGTATTTTCAGCTTTAAAATTAGATGGCGTAACCATCAAGATCAATAACCGTAAAGTTTTATCAGGTTTTGCGGAAGTGATTGGAGAATCAGATAAGCTAATCGATTTCACCGTGGCGCTTGACAAGCTTGATAAAATAGGCGAGGAGGGAGTCAAAAAAGAAATGCGCGAAAAAGGAATTTCTGAAGACGCGATCAGTAAAATTGAACCGATTTTTAAACTCCAGGGTGATTTTTCAGAAAAACTGGAAGGTATTAAGGCTATTCTTTCCTCTTCGGAAACAGGAATGAAAGGTATTTCAGAATTAGAATTTATTCAGAAGGCTATTGAAAATATGCCGCTTAAAACGGCCAGTTTAGACCTGGATGTGACCCTGGCCCGCGGACTTAATTATTACACTGGTGCTATTTATGAAGTTGTGGCTCCAGAGGGTGTGAAAATGGGCTCTATCGGTGGTGGAGGTCGTTACGACGACCTTACCGGGATTTTCGGCTTAAAAAATATGAGCGGGATCGGTATTTCCTTTGGTCTGGACCGGATTTACCTGGTGCTCGAAGAATTGAATTTGTTTCCGGAGACCGTTACCCAAAATACCAAGGTCTTATTTCTCAATTTTGGTGAAAAAGAAGCTTTGTATGCGATGAAGGCGGTGCGAAATTTACGTTCCGAAAACGTCATTGCCGAGCTTTATCCGGACGATGCTAAAATGGGAAAACAAATGAAATATGCCGATAAACGGGATATTCCATTTGTTGTACTGGCTGGAGACGAAGAGATGGCCCAGAAAAAATTCACCCTGAAACATATGAAATCAGGGGAACAGTTGGTCTTAAACCTGGACGAGCTAATTGCTAAGCTACAGTAGACTTTTTAGAACTGGCCTCTGTTAGCTGGCGCATGGATTCCTCGTCAAGCTCCAGGCTCACAGCTTCCCGAAATGCCTGGAGATGACCAGATTTCGTGGCACTGGCAATGGGAGCGGTGATCCCTGGTCGCTGCATGATCCATCTAAGTGCGACTGCGGCCTGCGAAACTTCATATTGTTCCGCAACCTCTTCTAAAGTCTGGAGGATCTGTTTCCCACGATCATCAAAATAGTCTTTTAAGAATGGTTCTCTTCCTGTTCCTTTAATATCTTTTTCTGAGGCGTATTTTCCGGTCAAAAACCCACTAGCCAAAGAGAAATAACTGGTGACACCCAGATTGTAGTTTTCACAGATCTTCTGAATATCTCCTTCGAATTTCTCCCGCTCGATTAAACTGTATTCTGGCTGAAAAACCTCATATTTCGGTAGGTCTTCTCTTTCAGCAGCTTTTAGCGAAGCAATTAACCTGGAAGATGATAAGTTCGACGCGCCTATATACCGCACTTTTCCCTGATCAATGAGTTTCTGGTAAGCACCCAGCGTTTCCTCAATTGGCGTTTGATCGTCATCCCAATGTGTGAAATACAGGTCTATATGATCTGTCTGCAATCTTTGCAGGGAATCTTCCACTGCCTTCAAAATATGCTTTTCGGAAATGTCTTTATTGCCTCCTTGCTGCATGCTCGAGCCCACTTTCGTTGCAAGAGTGATCTTATTCCTGTTTCCACGGTCTTTCATATATTCCCCAATGATAAGCTCAGATTCCCCACCTGAATTACCATCGGCCCAGCGAGAATACACATCAGCGGTATCGATCATGTTGAAACCCATATCCAGGATCTCATCCATCAGTTCAAAAGATCTTTTTTTATCGGCGGTCCAGCCAAAAACGTTCCCTCCAAAAACGATTGGTGGAATTTGAAGGTTGGTGGAACCAGCTTTTTGATACTTCATAGTTTTCTTTTTAATAAAATTTACTTGAGAATTTACAATTGATTTTTCCGGTTTTGGGATTGAAATGGAATCAACTTTTCAATAAAGACTTGAAAACCGCTCCTCCTATAATTGTTCCTGCGACCAGCGCAAGGCTTTTGCGATGATCATGTATGGTATCCCAAATACTGAAATTATGTGCTTTTTTATCAAAAGTTCCATGAGTTCCCTGATCACCCGGTACAGGTTCCCATAAATTGTCTTTACGATCGGCTTCTTCCGGCTCGTTGGTAAGCTGGCCACTAAAACCGTGTTCTGCCATATAATGGTCTAAGAATTCGGGTGCGAGCTTATTTCCCCAAATGGTTTGAACGGTAGGAAAGCCAACCAGGCGCTGGCGTTCTCCAGTCTCAGCAACTTCTACAACGGCACGAGCTGCGACTTCTGGCTGAAAAATCCTTCCCATGGGTTTTGGCTTCTGCTGAAAACGGGTCTTCACCCAACCAAACTGTGTAGTGTTCATCGCCGGCAGGTGTACGATAGAAAGGTCTACGTTGATTTGATCGTGCAGCAGCTCTGCGCGGAGTGATTCAAAAAAGCCCTGGATTGCATGCTTGGAGGCACAGTATGCCGATTGTAAAGGAATTCCCCTGTAAGAAAGTGCGGAGCCTATCAAAATGATCTTTCCGCAGTTTCTTGTTTTCATCTTTTGCAATGCCGCAAGTGTTCCGTAAACCTGTCCCAGGTAAGTTACTTCAGTCACGCGTTTGTATTCATCATTATGCATTTCCATCGCTTTACTGAAAACGCTAACCATCGCATTATTAACCCAGACGTCAATGGGGCCCAGGTTTTCTTCAGCAAAATCAGCAGCGGTATAAATCTGGTCAGCATTGGCGACATCTGCTTCATAGATCCACGCCTGCCCGCCAGCTTCTTCCACTTCTCTTTTTGCTCCTTCCAGGCCATCCCTACCGCGAGCGATCAATAAGATCTTAGCGCCCTGTTTGGCAAATTCTTTCGCAGTGGCACGCCCAACGCCGGCAGAAGCACCGGTAATCACGACAACTTTACTTTTCATAGTCTGATTTTTAAGATTGAAACTTCCGTTTACTCCCTTAAAATTAGGCAATAGGAAAAGGCTGGATGCTGGCTTTAAGAAAGTTTCACGTGTGACGGTTAGATTTTTGGCGTTTTATTAATAATTGCTGAAACCTCAGTTTTCCAACTCCTTTTCGATCGTGGCGAGAATCTGGTCTATTTCCTTTAAAAGTGGGGTGTAATGATAGTTTTCGGAACTCAGGCCGGTAACTATTTAAATCAGTAAATTATTTTCAAATTCCCGGTCTTTCAGGATATGCTGATTAGAAATTTCAGGATTTGGTTGAGAATTTCCTAAAACCGGCCCGCTGATATCGGTATTTTGTAGAATGGTCCGGATGCTATAGGTTTCTTTCCGAAAGAGATCCAGAAGTTTTTCCCGTTGCTCGCGTAAGGAATTCTCCTGCCTGCGAATACTTTGGAGGTACGAATCCCACATGGTCAAATGGCTGCGCAGTTCCGGGTTGGAAATATCCTTTAATCCGCCAGTGTTGATAATTTCGGTTACTAACGAATTATTAGGATTGTAATCGATCTCGTAACTCAGCGAATTGAACAGCAGTGTAGACAACTCTGCTTCATTGGAGATGATGTTTTGTTCCATCATTACGGCTAGCTTTCTGGCATCGCGATAGCTGTTCTGATTCACTTCCATTAAATTCAACAATTTAAGGCGGCTTTGAGAAAACTCATCGTGTAGTCCCTGTAGGTAAAACCTTTCCCGGTCCCGGGCCTGGTTTGATTGATTCCAGTTATTGATGGCCAGGGCGATCAGGATCCCGATCACGATCAAAAGCACTTCGCCACAGGCATATATAAAGTATTTGCTGAATTTCTGCTGACTCAGCAACCATTTTCGGGTTTTTCGGAAGATCCTGAACATGAATGATTGAAGTAATTTGACGTTTATCAGAAATTTGAAAATGAAAATTATTAATTAATCCTCTATTTTAACAGTCTGCACTTTAAAATTTAATCGAATGGAAGTTTTTATTCTAAATTTTGCGCATTATATTCAGAAAACCTGAAAATATTGTAACATTTTGGCTGATTCTGAGTCAAGTAATTACAAACTTTCTTAAACTATAAACTACAGCTTATGAAAAAAACAGTCACGTTGCTGTTGATGCTGGGAATGCTTATACCGGCATTCGCCCAGGATTCCAACCAACAGCAATCTAATGAATTCCATGTTCCTGTGGAATATTACAAACTGGATAATGGCCTTAAGGTGATCCTTTCGCCAGATGATACTTCGCCAACGGCAATTATTGCAGTTTATTACAATATCGGGTTCAGGATCGAACCTAAAGATCGAACCGGTTTCGCGCACCTTTTTGAACACATGATGTTCCAGGGCTCTCAAAACCTGGGCAAAATGGAATTCATT contains the following coding sequences:
- a CDS encoding SDR family oxidoreductase — encoded protein: MKSKVVVITGASAGVGRATAKEFAKQGAKILLIARGRDGLEGAKREVEEAGGQAWIYEADVANADQIYTAADFAEENLGPIDVWVNNAMVSVFSKAMEMHNDEYKRVTEVTYLGQVYGTLAALQKMKTRNCGKIILIGSALSYRGIPLQSAYCASKHAIQGFFESLRAELLHDQINVDLSIVHLPAMNTTQFGWVKTRFQQKPKPMGRIFQPEVAARAVVEVAETGERQRLVGFPTVQTIWGNKLAPEFLDHYMAEHGFSGQLTNEPEEADRKDNLWEPVPGDQGTHGTFDKKAHNFSIWDTIHDHRKSLALVAGTIIGGAVFKSLLKS
- the hisS gene encoding histidine--tRNA ligase — its product is MAQKPSIPKGTRDFSPAEVAKRDYIFETIRSEFKKFGFQPIETPSFENSSTLMGKYGEEGDRLIFKILNSGDFLRKADKNALTEEDSNKLATSISEKALRYDLTVPFARYVVQHQNEIEFPFKRYQIQPVWRADRPQKGRFREFYQCDADVVGSTSLWQEVEFVQLYDSVFSALKLDGVTIKINNRKVLSGFAEVIGESDKLIDFTVALDKLDKIGEEGVKKEMREKGISEDAISKIEPIFKLQGDFSEKLEGIKAILSSSETGMKGISELEFIQKAIENMPLKTASLDLDVTLARGLNYYTGAIYEVVAPEGVKMGSIGGGGRYDDLTGIFGLKNMSGIGISFGLDRIYLVLEELNLFPETVTQNTKVLFLNFGEKEALYAMKAVRNLRSENVIAELYPDDAKMGKQMKYADKRDIPFVVLAGDEEMAQKKFTLKHMKSGEQLVLNLDELIAKLQ
- a CDS encoding aldo/keto reductase — translated: MKYQKAGSTNLQIPPIVFGGNVFGWTADKKRSFELMDEILDMGFNMIDTADVYSRWADGNSGGESELIIGEYMKDRGNRNKITLATKVGSSMQQGGNKDISEKHILKAVEDSLQRLQTDHIDLYFTHWDDDQTPIEETLGAYQKLIDQGKVRYIGASNLSSSRLIASLKAAEREDLPKYEVFQPEYSLIEREKFEGDIQKICENYNLGVTSYFSLASGFLTGKYASEKDIKGTGREPFLKDYFDDRGKQILQTLEEVAEQYEVSQAAVALRWIMQRPGITAPIASATKSGHLQAFREAVSLELDEESMRQLTEASSKKSTVA
- a CDS encoding DUF6090 family protein; this encodes MFRIFRKTRKWLLSQQKFSKYFIYACGEVLLIVIGILIALAINNWNQSNQARDRERFYLQGLHDEFSQSRLKLLNLMEVNQNSYRDARKLAVMMEQNIISNEAELSTLLFNSLSYEIDYNPNNSLVTEIINTGGLKDISNPELRSHLTMWDSYLQSIRRQENSLREQREKLLDLFRKETYSIRTILQNTDISGPVLGNSQPNPEISNQHILKDREFENNLLI
- a CDS encoding ABC transporter permease — encoded protein: MFSLFRENIRIALSSIRNQALRTILTVLIIAIGITALVGILSAVSALENTISSDFASMGANTFNIQRYDFRSQSFGNNQDRKVNPIISYNEVREFEDRYQYPFTETAISFTGTASAEVKYENEKTDPEIRVLGVNEFYLNNTGLEVEEGRQFNYFDIRNNNNVAIVGSDFRDGLFKGLDPVNKTISVRGAKFKIIGILESKGSTFGNNQDLRVFIPIQHARSIFSQPNINYDLSVRVSNKELLEEAMDEAIITFRNVRGLNPVEENNFGLERSDDLINRILSITGALNIAAWIISIITIFGSSIALMNIMLVTVTERTREIGVRKALGAKRNTIATQFFLETLVIGQMGGILGILLGIGIGFAVSSALDFKFTTPWMAMFWATAITVLVAILAGSYPALKASRQDPIESLRYE